One genomic region from Caldanaerovirga acetigignens encodes:
- a CDS encoding segregation and condensation protein A, with the protein MALNVKLEAFEGPLDLLLHLIEKNQINIYDIPISELTDQYLSYLEGLDKLDIDMASEFLLMAATLLSIKSRMLLPVEKTGDIQKEICAGAEKEDPRIELVEKLIEYKKYKMIAMALRKKEEKESRVFKRKPDDFSFLFEGEICLSEVNLDDLILIFTRIIKKGKIEGSQNLKTILKEPLPLRVRVKQVYKILLKKKRMFFREFFQENSSKLEIIMTFLAILELIKLNRVRVHQEQLFGEITVVLKEGG; encoded by the coding sequence GTGGCGCTAAATGTTAAGCTAGAAGCTTTTGAAGGTCCGCTGGACCTTCTTCTTCATCTTATAGAGAAAAACCAGATAAATATCTATGACATACCTATTTCGGAGCTGACCGACCAATATCTGAGCTATTTGGAAGGGCTTGATAAACTGGATATTGATATGGCCAGTGAGTTTTTGTTAATGGCGGCCACATTGCTCAGTATAAAATCTAGAATGTTACTTCCCGTCGAGAAAACCGGCGATATACAGAAAGAGATATGTGCAGGTGCCGAAAAAGAAGATCCAAGGATAGAACTGGTAGAAAAGTTGATAGAATATAAAAAATATAAAATGATCGCTATGGCGTTGAGGAAAAAAGAAGAGAAAGAAAGTAGAGTTTTTAAACGTAAGCCCGATGATTTTTCCTTTTTGTTTGAAGGAGAAATTTGTCTTTCTGAAGTTAATCTTGACGATCTAATCTTAATTTTTACTCGTATCATTAAAAAAGGTAAAATTGAAGGAAGTCAAAACCTAAAGACGATTTTAAAAGAGCCGTTGCCGTTGAGGGTTAGGGTGAAACAGGTATATAAAATTTTATTAAAGAAGAAAAGGATGTTTTTCAGGGAGTTTTTTCAAGAGAATTCCAGTAAATTAGAAATAATAATGACTTTTCTTGCTATACTCGAACTTATAAAATTAAACAGGGTAAGAGTACATCAGGAACAACTTTTTGGAGAAATAACGGTAGTATTAAAGGAGGGAGGTTAA
- the scpB gene encoding SMC-Scp complex subunit ScpB: MDRDAAIGILEGILFAAGDPVELKDLAKVLEISEEEVLSLVNDMKQEYNSKNRGIMISEVGKKIRLTTKVEIYPYLEKLLKPQIRTQLSKAALETLAIIMFKQPVTKAEIESIRGVNVEKTLNSLMERNLICEVGRLDVPGRPILYGTTQECLEYFGLSSIEELSEIKLSE, from the coding sequence TTGGACAGAGATGCGGCTATAGGAATTTTGGAAGGTATATTATTTGCAGCTGGAGATCCCGTTGAATTGAAAGATCTGGCAAAAGTGCTTGAAATTTCTGAGGAGGAAGTTTTATCCCTCGTCAATGATATGAAACAGGAATATAATTCTAAAAATAGAGGAATCATGATATCAGAAGTAGGTAAAAAAATAAGGCTAACTACTAAGGTTGAAATTTACCCTTATTTAGAAAAATTGCTAAAACCTCAAATTCGAACCCAACTTTCAAAAGCTGCTTTGGAAACATTGGCAATAATCATGTTCAAACAGCCGGTCACCAAAGCTGAAATAGAATCCATAAGAGGTGTTAACGTAGAAAAAACACTAAACAGTCTGATGGAAAGGAATTTGATCTGTGAGGTTGGAAGGTTAGACGTGCCCGGTCGACCGATTTTGTACGGTACAACGCAGGAATGTCTAGAATATTTTGGGCTCAGCTCTATTGAAGAACTTTCGGAGATTAAATTGAGCGAATAG